A single region of the Nicotiana sylvestris chromosome 6, ASM39365v2, whole genome shotgun sequence genome encodes:
- the LOC104241855 gene encoding BTB/POZ domain-containing protein At4g30940-like produces MENQKDRVKLNVGGRIFETTATTLASAGRNSFFGAMFDENWNLHSNATTNEYFIDRDPDYFAVILNLLRTGELYIPPKIDKKFLYREALYYGLLDHVRSAECDPFDGNRLRLAQSITGRPVGDGAGTTQAIRASSNGWCCVAQGSVVRVYDWMLQEHPTINLDYRRVNDVCWVDSENIVASFDRKSDIGGIGLFNVSTGKLSYKHQFTNQLKDYTAGTLCFSSDNKLSSNCKSSSNGCRIGVWDYVTGELMNNIDARTLGDVSKLQWYDTNCLMIATTYPLNQNCCIVLFDIREKALVSSWNGSAWEERNQYLVSRQLQKFVDVIVIKNSNSICVVDDKGCLRFIDLRNTATTRSCSDGKQPPLPTERL; encoded by the coding sequence ATGGAAAACCAAAAAGACAGGGTGAAACTTAATGTTGGTGGCAGAATATTCGAAACTACGGCCACAACCTTAGCTTCCGCTGGTAGGAATTCATTCTTTGGAGCCATGTTTGATGAGAATTGGAACCTGCATTCTAATGCCACAACCAATGAATACTTCATTGATAGAGACCCTGATTATTTTGCCGTCATTCTTAACTTACTCAGAACAGGTGAGCTCTATATTCCTCCCAAAATCGATAAGAAATTCCTATACAGAGAGGCTCTATATTATGGTCTCTTGGATCATGTTCGGTCTGCTGAGTGCGATCCGTTTGATGGCAATAGGCTTCGGTTGGCACAGTCCATAACAGGCCGGCCAGTAGGGGATGGTGCGGGCACTACTCAGGCCATTCGAGCTAGCTCAAATGGCTGGTGCTGTGTGGCTCAGGGTAGCGTGGTTCGCGTCTACGACTGGATGCTTCAAGAGCACCCTACAATCAATCTTGATTATCGTCGTGTGAATGATGTCTGTTGGGTTGATTCTGAAAATATTGTAGCTAGTTTTGATAGAAAGTCAGATATTGGAGGCATAGGGTTATTCAACGTATCTACAGGGAAGCTGAGCTATAAACACCAGTTTACAAATCAATTAAAGGATTACACAGCAGGTACACTATGTTTTAGCTCTGATAACAAGTTATCCTCCAATTGTAAAAGCAGTAGCAATGGGTGTAGGATTGGTGTTTGGGACTACGTCACGGGGGAGCTAATGAACAACATAGATGCGCGAACGCTTGGTGATGTTAGCAAGCTGCAATGGTATGATACCAACTGTTTGATGATCGCTACTACGTATCCATTGAATCAAAACTGTTGCATCGTCTTGTTCGATATTAGGGAGAAGGCATTGGTTTCGTCGTGGAATGGTTCTGCTTGGGAAGAAAGAAACCAGTATCTCGTTAGTCGCCAACTACAGAAATTTGTAGATGTGATAGTTATAAAGAATAGTAACTCCATTTGTGTAGTAGATGATAAAGGATGTTTGCGTTTCATTGATTTGAGGAATACTGCTACTACTAGaagttgctctgatggtaagcaacccccacttccaaccgagaggttgtga